A window of Flammeovirga kamogawensis genomic DNA:
TATAAGATTCGTTTGTAACTGTGTCTTTTTTAACAATGTAAAAGGCACAATGAGCGCAATTCATAAAACGAGCTAATTCTTTTACAAGTGCTTTTCCAAGTTCTTGAGCATCACTACTATGGATGCGAATTAATTTATTTAATCTGGCAGAACCTTCGTTAACCCATTCCCTTTCACTTCTCTCTTTAGAACTCTGTTCTAGCCTGTTTTTAGTATCAATTAATGAGTGGATAAATGGATCTTCTTTATATTGATCATCGTTTATTTTTTCAAACTCAATATTATAATTTCCTTTACTAAATTCCATTACAAATATGGAAATATCTTGCAGTTTTTCTCTCATGGATTTTAGAGATTTTCGCATACTGTGCATCTCACTTGTACCATAGTCATTAAACTTAATATTTAAATTACCGGAAGCTATTTCATTACTTTTTTCTGCTAAATCTTTTAAAGGAGTAATTATAGCTTTACGTAATAAGAGAGCATTAAGAATAACTATTATGAGTATTACAAAAACGGCAATTAAAATAAACCTTGTTAGTTGAAATTCAATTTCTTCTGAATCACTTACATAAGCTTGAACTAAGTCTTGGTTAACTTTTAGCATAGTCCCTGAGTTTTGCTCTAGGTAAGCCAAGCTATTGCCTACTTTTACGTTTTTCTCTAAAACTTTTGTTAGTAACCCTACGCTATCTAATGCTGTAGTATCAAGCGTAATATTCATGTTGAAAGTATAGTTAGAAGTAGTAAGGGGTTCTTCTAAAATCACCCTAGAATTACTTCTGTAAGGCTTCCAGACCTCTTCAACACGTTCAATGTAGTCTTCTACTCTTATACTAGCTGGACGAATTTTTTTTCCATCCATTTCAGGTACAGTACCTCCATGCTTCATTGCTAGTAAAGAACCATCAAATAAATTTATAGCCTTTTTAAGCTCTTGTTTAGTTTGGTTGTCTCCAGAGTCTACATAAATATTAGAGAGCAAAACTATACGTTGAGATAGCATTGCATTTCTAGCAGAGATATCTACTTCAAGACTTTCATTTGTGTATAGGCCTACAAGAGTTAGTACAGTAAGAGAAATTGTTCCGATTACAACACCACCTATCCAAAAAATAATTTGCTTGATTGTAAATTGCTTTAAATACTTTTCAATCATTCTTTTATATATCTTTTCCTCTAATAAATAATATCAGAGTTCTATTGAATTTCTATTGCTAAAAGTAGAGTGTAAGCACCCCATACGTTGATAACGTAAAAACTAGTAAAAGTTGTACGTTTATGTGTATCAATATTAAAGAATAATGAAGTGTAAAATATGTGCCAAAAATTAAATTAATGGTATATATGAATTTTTAAACTGTAGAAATATTGATTTAGGTCTTTTATTGTAATAAAGGAGTATAGAAGTCTTTAATGCCTGAAAGTAAAAATTGCACCCCCATTGCTAATACAATTAATCCCATAAATTTAGTAGTAACTTGATTTGTCATGGATGGTTTTGATGCAGATTTACGTGATAGTATTGCAACAATAACCCAAGTTAATAGTAAAACCCC
This region includes:
- a CDS encoding GAF domain-containing protein — protein: MIEKYLKQFTIKQIIFWIGGVVIGTISLTVLTLVGLYTNESLEVDISARNAMLSQRIVLLSNIYVDSGDNQTKQELKKAINLFDGSLLAMKHGGTVPEMDGKKIRPASIRVEDYIERVEEVWKPYRSNSRVILEEPLTTSNYTFNMNITLDTTALDSVGLLTKVLEKNVKVGNSLAYLEQNSGTMLKVNQDLVQAYVSDSEEIEFQLTRFILIAVFVILIIVILNALLLRKAIITPLKDLAEKSNEIASGNLNIKFNDYGTSEMHSMRKSLKSMREKLQDISIFVMEFSKGNYNIEFEKINDDQYKEDPFIHSLIDTKNRLEQSSKERSEREWVNEGSARLNKLIRIHSSDAQELGKALVKELARFMNCAHCAFYIVKKDTVTNESYMELSALYAFDSHKEFQSQKIKIGEGLIGEIWQEGLPIYLTEIPEDYIKIRSGLGDAAPNSLSIYPFKSHGEVEVILEIASFHPLEEKSLQLLDEIGGAIATSVATSENTSNVSKLYNDSKRLTDELRTSEEEMKQNMEELQATQEQLVRERRETESNKKLLNEVVDITGGRIIIVESEGQIWFSSQSFLDIVQYSLDELLHFDIGTLFPDYSENKTWQVEKLSTVIKLKDSNGELKDVQLEIKQLFLDGSDRWLFTLS